A part of Blastopirellula marina genomic DNA contains:
- the typA gene encoding translational GTPase TypA, with protein MRRDDLRNIVIIAHVDHGKTTLVDCLLHQSGQFRESQLSSERILDSNDLEKERGITILAKNIALPYNGVKINIVDTPGHADFGGEVERVLSMADGAVVLVDAAEGPMPQTRFVLSKALEVGLKPIVLVNKIDKMDARPHEVIDEVLDLFLSLGAQDDIADFPYLFASAKAGFASEDPEVREGDMRPLLDLVLKHIPGPDVNPEEPLQMRVTTLDWSEYTGRIAIGRIKSGKIKKGQSVLVSKADGEMQRGRIVALHAFENLGRVEVEEGTAGDIIAVTGLDDIDIGDTICSPDKPNPLPRVAVDAPTLEMMFTINTSPLLGKDGKYVTSRNLRDRLEKELERNVALRVRPGETADSFLVSGRGVLHLAVLIETMRREGYELAVGKPQVIMRTNNGVKEEPYEQLVIEVPSEKMGPVMELVGERRGELVEMQPRGDYTQVIFTIPSRGLIGLRTKLLNSTQGEAIVNHRFEEYRPVSGDVPRRANGAMISMVSGKAVGFALFALQERSDMFVRHGDEVYEGMIVGENSRSDDLTVNPTKEKKLTNMRASGSDENIVLRPPRDMSLEVALEYIEDDELVEVTPNHIRLRKILLKETDRRRQSRK; from the coding sequence ATGCGACGCGACGACCTTCGGAATATTGTCATCATTGCCCACGTCGACCACGGCAAAACAACCCTGGTGGACTGCTTGCTGCATCAAAGTGGCCAGTTTCGGGAGAGTCAGCTTTCCAGCGAGCGAATCCTCGATTCGAACGACCTGGAAAAGGAACGGGGCATTACCATTTTGGCGAAGAACATCGCCCTGCCCTACAACGGCGTGAAGATTAATATCGTCGATACCCCGGGGCACGCTGACTTCGGTGGTGAAGTTGAGCGCGTGCTGAGCATGGCCGATGGTGCTGTGGTGCTGGTCGATGCCGCCGAAGGCCCGATGCCACAAACTCGCTTCGTTCTTTCGAAGGCCTTGGAAGTTGGCCTGAAGCCAATCGTGTTGGTCAACAAGATCGACAAGATGGATGCTCGTCCGCATGAAGTGATCGACGAGGTGCTCGACCTCTTCCTGTCGCTCGGCGCTCAAGACGACATCGCCGACTTCCCGTACCTGTTTGCCAGTGCCAAGGCAGGCTTCGCTTCGGAAGATCCGGAAGTCCGCGAAGGGGACATGCGACCTCTGTTGGACCTGGTGCTGAAGCACATTCCTGGTCCTGACGTGAACCCGGAAGAGCCCCTGCAGATGCGTGTGACGACGCTCGACTGGTCCGAGTACACCGGTCGTATCGCAATCGGCCGCATCAAGTCGGGCAAAATTAAGAAGGGACAAAGTGTTCTCGTCTCGAAGGCAGACGGCGAAATGCAACGCGGCCGTATCGTGGCCTTGCATGCCTTCGAAAATCTCGGTCGTGTCGAAGTCGAAGAAGGAACCGCCGGTGATATCATCGCCGTGACCGGCTTGGACGATATCGATATCGGCGACACGATCTGCTCGCCGGACAAGCCGAATCCCCTGCCACGCGTGGCGGTGGACGCCCCGACGCTTGAGATGATGTTCACCATCAACACTTCTCCTTTGCTGGGCAAAGACGGCAAGTACGTGACCTCGCGTAATCTCCGTGATCGCTTGGAGAAAGAACTAGAACGCAACGTTGCTCTGCGTGTTCGTCCTGGTGAAACGGCCGATAGTTTCCTGGTTAGTGGCCGCGGTGTGCTGCATCTGGCGGTGTTGATCGAAACGATGCGTCGCGAAGGGTACGAGCTGGCCGTTGGCAAGCCGCAAGTGATCATGCGTACCAACAACGGCGTCAAAGAAGAACCGTACGAACAACTCGTGATCGAAGTCCCATCCGAGAAGATGGGCCCGGTCATGGAACTGGTCGGCGAACGTCGCGGTGAGTTAGTCGAAATGCAGCCGCGTGGTGATTACACACAGGTGATCTTCACCATCCCATCACGAGGTTTGATCGGGCTGCGAACCAAGCTGCTCAACTCGACCCAAGGGGAAGCGATCGTGAATCATCGCTTCGAGGAATACCGACCCGTCTCGGGCGATGTTCCTCGCCGCGCCAACGGTGCGATGATCTCGATGGTCAGTGGTAAAGCGGTTGGCTTCGCCCTGTTCGCCCTGCAGGAACGTTCGGATATGTTCGTCCGTCATGGCGACGAAGTGTATGAAGGAATGATCGTCGGCGAAAACTCGCGTAGCGACGACCTGACGGTCAATCCGACCAAGGAAAAGAAGCTGACCAACATGCGGGCCTCCGGTTCGGACGAGAATATCGTTCTTCGTCCACCGAGAGACATGAGCCTGGAAGTTGCCTTGGAATACATCGAAGACGACGAACTAGTGGAAGTCACCCCGAACCACATCCGCCTGCGAAAGATCCTGCTAAAGGAAACCGATCGTCGCCGCCAAAGCCGCAAGTAA
- a CDS encoding putative zinc-binding metallopeptidase, whose translation MHTFRCVCHSKLFFGSTNCVACQRTVAMCPACRQVSAMEVQDEGTWKCLRNGCGQVQKPCQNRVDHAVCNRGVLVEEENQTLCTTCRLNQVIPDLNVAGNLEKWRRLEAAKRRVLYVVEAIGLPIGMPDQDELLPLKFEFKADGAQPVSTGHANGLIVLNIKEADSVHREQTRVEFGEPQRTLVGHFRHELGHYYWDLLVKPYQLEAFRELFGNEENPTYADAQKAYYANGPKANWQQQYVSGYASMHPWEDFAESFATYLDMVAIVTTADHFEEEKQRFEAHDFDELFEAYREIGIMANEFNREIGLLDLVPEVFTEPVIEKLRFMHTLAEEGPTSEA comes from the coding sequence ATGCATACATTTCGCTGCGTTTGTCATAGCAAGCTGTTTTTCGGCAGTACCAATTGTGTCGCCTGCCAGCGAACAGTCGCCATGTGTCCGGCATGCCGCCAGGTTTCGGCCATGGAAGTTCAAGACGAAGGAACCTGGAAGTGCCTTCGCAACGGCTGTGGCCAGGTTCAAAAGCCTTGCCAAAACCGTGTTGATCACGCCGTTTGTAATCGCGGCGTATTGGTTGAAGAAGAAAACCAAACGCTGTGCACCACTTGCCGACTAAATCAGGTGATTCCCGACCTGAATGTTGCTGGCAATCTGGAGAAATGGCGGCGACTGGAAGCTGCCAAACGACGCGTGCTGTATGTCGTCGAAGCGATTGGTCTCCCGATTGGGATGCCCGACCAGGACGAACTCTTACCATTGAAATTTGAATTCAAAGCGGACGGAGCCCAACCTGTAAGTACCGGACACGCCAACGGTTTGATCGTGCTCAATATCAAAGAAGCGGACAGTGTCCATCGCGAGCAGACACGCGTCGAGTTTGGCGAACCGCAGCGAACGTTAGTCGGGCACTTCCGCCATGAACTGGGACACTACTACTGGGACCTGTTGGTAAAGCCGTACCAATTGGAGGCTTTCCGCGAGTTATTCGGCAATGAAGAGAACCCCACGTACGCTGATGCCCAGAAGGCTTACTACGCCAACGGGCCGAAAGCCAACTGGCAGCAACAATACGTCTCGGGCTATGCCAGCATGCACCCGTGGGAAGACTTTGCCGAGAGCTTTGCCACCTATCTGGATATGGTCGCCATTGTCACGACGGCCGATCACTTCGAGGAAGAAAAGCAGCGATTCGAGGCGCATGACTTCGACGAACTGTTCGAGGCCTATCGAGAAATCGGGATCATGGCCAACGAGTTCAACCGAGAGATCGGCCTGCTCGATCTCGTCCCGGAGGTCTTCACGGAGCCAGTGATCGAGAAATTACGATTTATGCACACCCTCGCGGAAGAGGGACCCACTTCTGAGGCTTGA
- a CDS encoding ester cyclase yields the protein MSRADDPRSVPVDGDRLREFRHTVNLTQEEAASRAGYTERLIRKLERGGPVQLQTVKDVLEAYGRLSPEIGEVPLTELLRNRNSRPPAELVHEWFERVYNQRDLSAIDELMHSDVVLIAEGETRQGREMIRQRVSAILAAFDPLQIWVENVIGGPDYAVAHWYVEKKHIGDFLGIAATNKEVTLRGSSFAKYANDQIIEARDHWDVQDLVQKLTGNPSKPV from the coding sequence ATGTCGCGAGCCGACGACCCTCGAAGCGTGCCCGTTGATGGCGACCGCCTGCGTGAGTTTCGCCATACGGTCAATCTTACCCAGGAAGAGGCCGCTTCACGCGCTGGCTATACCGAGCGTTTGATTCGCAAGCTGGAAAGGGGTGGCCCGGTCCAACTGCAAACGGTGAAAGACGTTCTAGAAGCATACGGCAGGCTTTCTCCCGAGATCGGCGAAGTTCCGTTGACCGAGTTGCTCCGAAACAGAAACTCACGACCGCCGGCTGAACTGGTTCACGAGTGGTTCGAACGCGTCTACAACCAACGCGATCTGTCAGCGATCGACGAGTTGATGCACTCCGACGTGGTCCTGATTGCGGAAGGGGAGACACGGCAAGGCCGAGAAATGATCCGTCAACGAGTCTCAGCGATTCTCGCCGCCTTCGATCCGCTGCAAATCTGGGTCGAAAACGTTATTGGAGGTCCTGACTATGCGGTGGCTCACTGGTATGTCGAGAAGAAACACATTGGGGACTTCCTTGGAATTGCCGCAACCAATAAAGAAGTAACCCTCCGCGGCAGTTCTTTCGCAAAGTACGCCAACGATCAGATCATCGAGGCCCGCGATCATTGGGATGTGCAAGACCTTGTGCAAAAGCTGACGGGCAATCCTAGTAAACCAGTTTGA
- a CDS encoding DUF4261 domain-containing protein, giving the protein MPKGIFTQGVIVLTNRSISIDEVAAALSGFELRGVREGSDEWALGGTSLQISYDESVNGIVTLDAIDHPWPDHMGDPKDEAILFGAWAMGNFGPFAYPGGLSRASQQSWNWEGGRNIADQHTGFIRLRVTYVLGASEDAVVMPEGCNPVAELEFCMKLVQSLLEIPGTLCYYNPSGEVLRDQDTFRESLNFAWANKLLPLDLWSNVRLFNVDETWSMMDTVGNWQLDLPDCEACFFSEAYEFNDVDNFLRNVTLYLIEKGEVIEDGDTMDGPGDISWQAELQENSLCEPPRIVLRWMPLDDREVPDEILNADESDESDDEEE; this is encoded by the coding sequence ATGCCCAAGGGAATATTCACGCAAGGAGTGATCGTTCTCACGAACCGATCGATCTCCATCGACGAAGTGGCTGCTGCGCTTTCTGGTTTTGAGCTTCGAGGGGTGCGCGAAGGGAGTGACGAGTGGGCGCTGGGCGGTACTTCGCTCCAAATTTCATATGACGAATCGGTCAACGGAATCGTCACGCTCGATGCCATCGATCACCCCTGGCCGGATCACATGGGAGATCCGAAAGATGAAGCCATCTTGTTCGGGGCCTGGGCGATGGGGAACTTTGGCCCGTTCGCCTACCCAGGCGGATTGTCACGCGCTTCCCAGCAATCGTGGAACTGGGAAGGTGGACGCAATATTGCCGACCAGCACACCGGTTTTATCCGCTTGCGTGTGACCTATGTTCTGGGGGCCAGCGAAGACGCGGTTGTCATGCCGGAAGGTTGCAACCCTGTTGCCGAACTGGAGTTCTGCATGAAGCTGGTCCAATCGCTGCTAGAGATTCCAGGCACACTTTGTTACTACAATCCCAGCGGCGAAGTCTTGCGTGATCAGGATACATTCCGAGAAAGCTTGAACTTTGCCTGGGCGAACAAGTTACTGCCGCTCGATCTGTGGTCGAATGTCCGGCTTTTCAATGTCGACGAAACGTGGTCGATGATGGACACCGTTGGTAACTGGCAACTTGATTTGCCCGACTGCGAGGCCTGTTTCTTCAGCGAAGCGTATGAATTCAACGACGTCGACAACTTCCTGCGCAACGTCACCTTATATCTGATTGAAAAAGGCGAGGTCATCGAAGATGGTGATACCATGGATGGCCCTGGCGATATTTCATGGCAGGCCGAGCTACAAGAGAACAGCTTGTGTGAACCGCCCCGAATCGTCCTTCGCTGGATGCCGCTAGACGATCGCGAGGTTCCCGACGAGATTCTTAACGCCGACGAATCCGATGAATCGGACGACGAAGAAGAGTAA
- a CDS encoding DUF1559 domain-containing protein, with product MVLRSRRGFTLVELLVVIAIIGVLIALLLPAVQQAREAARRMSCSNNMKQLGLSLHNYHDTFKVFPYGWLDSGLMQTLKRDCWYQRILPFIEQGAAYDQYMAWNGQWIMDTPPEIKDLQVEALQCPSDGACPAVGGSGGTRSGGDGFQGSYVGCRGGEIINRTGENSGIFYRASKTKFASIIDGTSNTLAFSEAIIRGSNNTGGWGGPGGYWGGAEWGGFGFTCYEPPNTTVPDRIYACKSTTFPRSPCVSVGSTTEIETYARSYHPGGVMAALCDGSVRFIPETINRQTYQALGTRQNGEVIAEY from the coding sequence ATGGTTCTAAGGTCACGGCGTGGTTTCACGCTCGTTGAGTTACTAGTGGTGATTGCGATCATCGGTGTCTTGATCGCCCTGTTGTTGCCGGCTGTGCAGCAAGCGCGTGAAGCTGCTCGCCGTATGAGTTGCAGCAATAACATGAAGCAGTTGGGGTTGTCGCTGCACAACTACCACGACACCTTCAAGGTCTTTCCGTACGGTTGGCTCGACTCTGGCTTGATGCAGACGTTGAAGCGAGACTGCTGGTATCAGCGGATTCTCCCGTTCATCGAACAGGGTGCTGCTTACGATCAGTACATGGCTTGGAACGGTCAGTGGATCATGGATACCCCGCCGGAGATCAAGGATCTGCAAGTCGAAGCACTGCAGTGCCCTTCGGACGGTGCCTGCCCAGCCGTGGGCGGTTCGGGTGGTACGCGATCGGGTGGCGATGGTTTTCAAGGAAGCTATGTCGGTTGCCGCGGCGGCGAAATCATCAATCGAACAGGTGAGAACAGCGGTATCTTCTACCGCGCCTCGAAGACCAAGTTCGCGTCGATCATTGACGGTACCAGCAATACGCTGGCCTTCAGCGAAGCGATCATTCGTGGATCGAACAATACCGGCGGCTGGGGCGGCCCAGGCGGTTATTGGGGTGGTGCTGAATGGGGTGGCTTTGGTTTCACCTGCTACGAGCCGCCAAACACCACGGTTCCTGATCGTATCTACGCATGTAAGAGCACCACGTTCCCTCGTTCCCCATGCGTTTCTGTCGGAAGCACGACCGAAATCGAAACCTATGCTCGCAGCTATCACCCAGGTGGTGTCATGGCAGCGTTGTGTGACGGTTCGGTTCGGTTCATCCCAGAAACCATCAATCGCCAAACCTACCAGGCACTGGGCACTCGCCAGAACGGCGAAGTGATCGCGGAATATTAA
- a CDS encoding MBL fold metallo-hydrolase, translating into MTTVTEIAPDLFRLSRFVPELNMQFNHFLVRDEQPLLFHAGLKKMFPPLLEAVKTLIDPTSLRYVAWSHFESDECGGLNDWLRIAPNAEPVCTLVGKLVSVDDFAIRPAKGMTPDDVLETGKYRYRFYPSPHIPHGWDAGVLFEETTQTLFCSDLFHHFGDVAPITTDSLIEPTQAGMQLLSQGPLAGYMPYTSQTEGVLQGLAQLKPQTLAVMHGSSFQGNAEAMLLDLASVIQKNFDGA; encoded by the coding sequence ATGACTACCGTCACGGAAATTGCCCCCGATCTGTTTCGCTTGTCACGATTTGTGCCTGAGCTGAACATGCAGTTCAACCACTTTCTGGTGCGTGACGAGCAGCCGCTATTGTTTCATGCCGGTTTGAAAAAGATGTTTCCACCGCTACTGGAGGCGGTCAAGACATTAATCGACCCGACCAGTTTACGCTACGTCGCGTGGAGCCATTTTGAATCGGACGAATGTGGCGGTCTAAACGATTGGTTGCGTATCGCACCCAACGCTGAGCCGGTTTGTACGCTGGTCGGCAAGCTTGTGAGTGTCGATGACTTTGCCATTCGTCCCGCTAAAGGAATGACACCGGACGATGTGCTTGAAACCGGTAAGTATCGCTATCGCTTCTATCCGTCACCGCATATTCCCCATGGCTGGGACGCGGGTGTATTGTTTGAGGAAACTACGCAAACGCTGTTTTGTTCTGACCTGTTTCATCATTTCGGTGACGTCGCACCAATCACCACCGACTCGCTAATCGAGCCAACCCAGGCCGGCATGCAGCTACTCTCGCAAGGCCCGCTTGCCGGCTACATGCCGTACACCTCGCAAACCGAAGGCGTGCTCCAAGGGCTGGCCCAGCTCAAGCCACAAACACTGGCCGTGATGCACGGTTCGTCGTTTCAAGGGAACGCCGAGGCTATGCTGCTGGACCTGGCGAGCGTCATCCAGAAGAACTTTGATGGAGCGTAG
- a CDS encoding VOC family protein, producing MSKPAKNTICLWYDNASEEAARFYADTFPNSSVDQVYRAPGDFPGGQKGQVLTVTFTVLGIPCLGLNGGPAFKHSEAFSFQVATEDQAETDRYWNAIVDNGGEESACGWCRDKWGLSWQITPIALTEAIADPNPEAAQRSFNAMMEMKKIDIATIEAARRG from the coding sequence ATGAGCAAACCCGCCAAGAACACGATTTGTCTTTGGTACGATAATGCCTCGGAAGAGGCGGCTCGGTTTTATGCCGACACGTTTCCCAATTCGTCGGTCGATCAGGTTTATCGCGCCCCCGGCGACTTCCCAGGCGGGCAAAAAGGGCAGGTGCTGACCGTCACCTTTACCGTGCTGGGGATTCCTTGCCTTGGCCTGAACGGTGGACCAGCGTTCAAGCATAGCGAAGCCTTCTCGTTTCAAGTCGCGACGGAAGACCAAGCCGAAACCGATCGCTACTGGAATGCGATCGTCGACAACGGCGGTGAAGAAAGTGCTTGTGGCTGGTGCCGCGATAAGTGGGGACTCTCCTGGCAAATCACGCCGATCGCACTTACCGAAGCCATCGCTGATCCCAATCCAGAAGCGGCCCAGCGTTCGTTCAACGCGATGATGGAAATGAAGAAGATCGACATCGCCACCATCGAAGCAGCGCGACGCGGTTAA
- a CDS encoding DinB family protein, giving the protein MKAIDTLRTALAFSDMGMKHLSEMSDAPLLRPGPWGGNHAMWIAGHLTVVEGRLQQILHGIPNPVKDWKPLFDWGSEPVDDPAAYPPYEEVVAKFKELREQTHAFLNDVGEEGLDQPTKCQPPGFGGFETAGSAILIVACHATGHLGGLTVVRAAAGKQRLFVPSRELRDF; this is encoded by the coding sequence ATGAAAGCGATCGATACCCTTCGCACTGCCCTCGCGTTTAGCGACATGGGCATGAAACACCTGAGCGAAATGAGCGACGCTCCACTGCTACGGCCAGGGCCGTGGGGTGGTAACCACGCAATGTGGATCGCTGGTCATCTCACTGTGGTGGAGGGACGTTTACAACAAATCCTCCATGGGATTCCCAATCCGGTAAAAGATTGGAAGCCACTGTTCGATTGGGGGAGTGAGCCGGTCGACGATCCAGCCGCCTATCCGCCGTATGAAGAAGTTGTGGCGAAATTCAAGGAGCTACGCGAGCAAACGCATGCGTTCCTGAATGACGTCGGGGAAGAAGGGCTCGATCAGCCGACGAAGTGTCAGCCGCCAGGCTTCGGCGGATTCGAAACGGCCGGCTCGGCCATTCTGATCGTGGCCTGTCACGCGACCGGCCACCTTGGCGGGCTTACCGTCGTCCGCGCCGCCGCCGGAAAACAGCGATTGTTCGTCCCTTCTCGAGAGTTGCGAGATTTTTAG
- a CDS encoding PSP1 C-terminal domain-containing protein gives MIHENVTDSPEITRHHFVRIGVLGHVGRFTSVDAVAYSRGMRVICRTSRGLEVGEILAPAGEAESNSADGPQSDGSILRGVTVSDDLLLARLERNRQEAFAACEKELAERGIGIPLLEVEQLFDGSSLYFHFLGDVPPEVTELTDRLAETYNAAAGISQFSDLLETGCGPGCGTADKAGGCGDSCVSCSIAGACKK, from the coding sequence TTGATCCACGAAAACGTGACCGATTCCCCCGAAATTACGCGACATCACTTCGTCCGCATTGGCGTACTGGGACACGTCGGCCGCTTCACTTCGGTCGATGCGGTGGCGTATTCGCGTGGAATGCGGGTCATCTGCCGCACTTCCCGCGGTCTGGAAGTGGGAGAAATCTTGGCTCCGGCTGGCGAAGCCGAGAGCAATTCGGCCGATGGACCCCAGTCAGACGGTTCGATCCTACGGGGAGTAACCGTCTCGGATGACCTTCTTCTGGCTCGCTTGGAACGGAACCGCCAAGAAGCCTTCGCCGCGTGCGAGAAGGAACTGGCCGAGCGTGGGATTGGGATTCCCTTGCTAGAAGTCGAGCAGCTTTTCGACGGCAGCTCGCTCTACTTTCACTTCTTGGGGGATGTCCCGCCGGAAGTCACCGAGCTGACCGATCGCCTGGCCGAAACCTACAATGCTGCGGCCGGCATCAGCCAGTTTTCCGATTTGCTGGAAACCGGCTGCGGACCTGGCTGTGGAACCGCTGACAAGGCAGGCGGTTGCGGCGATTCGTGCGTGTCGTGCTCGATCGCCGGGGCGTGTAAGAAGTAA
- the bioB gene encoding biotin synthase BioB yields MSTTTQSWSVLADEVLRGHQLTLEEGLSILNSSDDELLDVMSAAFKIRRQHFGKTVQLYQLMNAKSGLCPEDCGYCSQSKVSDAEIPKYNFLSRDKLMEGAKVAAERDVKTYCIVISARGPNEREMKAVETIVPEIKEKYDLKICACLGLLSNEQADRLKACGVDRVNHNVNTSADYYEKICSTHTYEDRIQTLSAVRDAGLELCSGGIVGMGESEADIVKMALELRDLGVHSIPVNFLNPIDGTPLQGLGKDLTPRQCLRILAVYRFANPTSELRIAGGREIHLRSLQPLGLYAANSIFLGDYLTTPGQKAEDDYRMLEDLGFTVTKTEEVSVGSA; encoded by the coding sequence ATGTCGACGACGACGCAATCCTGGTCTGTCCTTGCTGATGAAGTCCTTCGTGGTCATCAATTGACGTTGGAAGAGGGCCTTTCGATCCTCAATTCGTCCGATGACGAACTGTTGGATGTGATGTCCGCCGCGTTCAAGATTCGCCGCCAGCACTTTGGCAAAACGGTGCAGTTGTACCAGTTGATGAACGCCAAGAGCGGCCTCTGCCCGGAAGATTGTGGCTACTGCTCGCAGTCGAAAGTCTCAGACGCTGAGATCCCCAAATACAACTTCCTCAGCCGTGACAAGTTGATGGAAGGGGCGAAGGTTGCCGCCGAACGGGATGTGAAGACCTACTGCATCGTGATCTCGGCCCGCGGCCCCAACGAGCGGGAAATGAAGGCGGTCGAAACGATTGTCCCTGAGATTAAAGAGAAGTACGACCTGAAGATCTGTGCTTGTCTTGGTTTGCTTTCCAACGAACAAGCCGATCGCTTGAAGGCCTGTGGCGTTGATCGCGTGAACCACAACGTGAACACCAGTGCCGACTACTACGAAAAAATCTGCTCGACCCACACGTACGAAGATCGCATTCAAACGCTTTCTGCCGTCCGCGATGCAGGACTCGAACTGTGCAGCGGCGGTATCGTCGGCATGGGGGAATCGGAAGCGGATATCGTGAAGATGGCCCTCGAACTGCGTGATCTCGGCGTGCACTCGATTCCAGTGAACTTCCTCAACCCCATCGACGGCACACCGCTGCAAGGCTTGGGAAAAGATCTTACGCCACGCCAATGCCTCCGTATCCTGGCCGTCTACCGCTTCGCCAACCCAACCAGCGAACTCCGCATCGCTGGCGGCCGCGAAATCCACCTCCGAAGCCTGCAACCGCTGGGCCTTTACGCCGCGAACTCGATCTTCCTGGGGGATTACCTGACGACACCAGGGCAGAAAGCGGAAGACGACTATCGCATGCTGGAAGATCTGGGCTTCACGGTCACCAAGACGGAAGAAGTCTCGGTCGGCTCGGCCTAG
- the leuD gene encoding 3-isopropylmalate dehydratase small subunit gives MQPFIKETGLVATMDRANVDTDQIIPKQFLKRIERTGFGQFLFFDWRFLDDGSPNPEFELNQPNVKGASILVARRNFGNGSSREHAVWAIDDYGIRAVLAPSFADIFFNNCFKNGVLPIPLTEEQIEDIFQRQAKTEGYQLTIDLETKKITDEQGLEIPFELDDFRRHKLLNGLDDIALTLEKESDIAAYEKAHGIGA, from the coding sequence ATGCAACCATTCATTAAAGAGACCGGCTTGGTCGCGACCATGGATCGCGCCAACGTCGATACCGATCAGATCATTCCCAAGCAGTTTTTGAAGCGGATTGAACGAACCGGCTTCGGTCAGTTCCTCTTCTTCGACTGGCGTTTTCTGGACGACGGCTCGCCGAATCCCGAATTCGAGCTGAACCAGCCTAATGTTAAGGGAGCTTCCATCCTGGTAGCTCGTCGTAACTTCGGTAACGGTTCCAGCCGTGAACACGCCGTTTGGGCGATCGACGATTACGGCATCCGCGCCGTCCTGGCACCCAGCTTTGCGGATATCTTCTTCAACAACTGCTTCAAGAACGGCGTCTTGCCGATTCCGCTGACCGAAGAACAAATTGAGGACATCTTCCAGCGTCAGGCCAAGACCGAAGGCTACCAGCTGACGATCGACCTGGAAACCAAGAAGATCACGGACGAGCAAGGTCTAGAAATTCCGTTCGAACTCGATGACTTCCGCCGTCACAAGCTGCTCAACGGCCTGGACGATATCGCCTTGACGCTCGAGAAAGAATCGGACATCGCGGCTTACGAGAAAGCTCACGGCATCGGTGCTTAG